The Oceanicaulis alexandrii DSM 11625 DNA segment GCCGAGCGTGTAGAACGGCGCCTCGCCACAGGTTTCGAGCTGCTTGTCCATATTGGCCTTGATCTTGTGCATGGGCACATGGCCCGGCCCTTCAATCATCACCTGACAGCCCTTCTTCCACGCCACCTGGGTCAGCTCGCCCAGGGTTTCGAGCTCGGCGAACTGGGCGCGGTCATTGGCGTCGGCGATGGAGCCGGGGCGCAGGCCGTCCCCCAGTGAGAAGGAGACGTCATAGGCGCGCATGATGTCGCAAATCTCGTCAAAGCGCTCATACAGGAAGCTCTCCTTGTGGTGCGCGAGGCACCATTTCGCCATGATCGAGCCGCCGCGCGACACGATGCCCGTCACCCGGTCCGCGGTCAGCGGCACATAGGCGAGGCGCACCCCGGCATGGATGGTGAAATAGTCCACCCCCTGCTCGGCCTGCTCGATCAGCGTGTCGGCGAAGATGTCAAAGGTCAGGTCCTCGGCGACGCCGCCGACCTTCTCCAGCGCCTGATAGATCGGCACGGTGCCGATGGGCACGGGCGAGTTGCGCAAAATCCATTCGCGGGTGTTGTGGATGTTCTTGCCGGTCGACAGATCCATCACCGTGTCCCCACCCCAGCGGATGGCCCAGACCATCTTGTCCACCTCTTCCTCGACCGAGGAGGCGACGGCGGAATTGCCGATATTGGCGTTGATCTTCACCAGGAAGTTCCGCCCGATCACCATGGGTTCCAGCTCGCCATGGTTGATATTGGCGGGGATGATGGCGCGGCCGCGGGCGATCTCGTCGCGCACGAATTCGGGCGTCACGAATTCAGGCACCGCCGCGCCAAAGCTCTCCCCATCCGCATGGCGGATATGGGCGTCGTGCAGCGCCTGAGCGCGGCCGAGATTTTCGCGCTCGGCGGCGTAGATCATCTCGTCGGTGATGACGCCGGCCATGGCGAACTCATACTGGGTGATCGGGGCCGAGCCGACGCCGCGCAGCGGGCGGTGACGCACCGGAAATTCACGCGCCAGATACTTGCCCGTGGCGCCGCCATTATCGAGCGGGC contains these protein-coding regions:
- the thiC gene encoding phosphomethylpyrimidine synthase ThiC; protein product: MNKPTNQAEFPTPTVTTGPLAGSSRVYTSPKAAPHLKVPHREIELHPTAMEPPVRVYDCSGPYTDPNQTIDVEKGLPRTRIDWVKARGGVEEYEGREPSPLDNGGATGKYLAREFPVRHRPLRGVGSAPITQYEFAMAGVITDEMIYAAERENLGRAQALHDAHIRHADGESFGAAVPEFVTPEFVRDEIARGRAIIPANINHGELEPMVIGRNFLVKINANIGNSAVASSVEEEVDKMVWAIRWGGDTVMDLSTGKNIHNTREWILRNSPVPIGTVPIYQALEKVGGVAEDLTFDIFADTLIEQAEQGVDYFTIHAGVRLAYVPLTADRVTGIVSRGGSIMAKWCLAHHKESFLYERFDEICDIMRAYDVSFSLGDGLRPGSIADANDRAQFAELETLGELTQVAWKKGCQVMIEGPGHVPMHKIKANMDKQLETCGEAPFYTLGPLTTDIAPGYDHITSGIGAAMIGWFGCAMLCYVTPKEHLGLPDRDDVKTGVITYKIAAHAADLAKGHPAAKLRDDALSRARFEFRWEDQFNLSLDPDTARDFHDQTLPKEAHKVAHFCSMCGPKFCSMKITQEIRDEFGTARSPNTTLAAEEVDQAMAEKAEEFKAKGSEIYLNDKGETREPID